The following coding sequences lie in one Sorghum bicolor cultivar BTx623 chromosome 6, Sorghum_bicolor_NCBIv3, whole genome shotgun sequence genomic window:
- the LOC8073563 gene encoding replication protein A 70 kDa DNA-binding subunit D, with amino-acid sequence MIKLNKRTQIRDAHNQPPDFPKYTFSLIPIEKLLDYAKSKERFLDVIGRITGVSNAAMVSTSSGDSMMRRVVHLQDLKGSTIELSLSGKRAIEFDGETILQVGQEHHVIAIFVGTLMKTYKNDYKFLSGTSACRWYINQNDIPEIKAFQRCLPAEAIPIQKLYLRGADDTQQNFEKRTMLQLKDVDPFTERAINYECTATIVGITEQQTWCYQACKACNSRIKPFGQTYQCTKQDCPSIQFEWKYKIPYIASDETYSLEFMFFEKKGTELIGKSAETLRKKYNEKDIPPEISSWIGHKFIFLVKILPNKSIGADDPSFEVIRIKEKLGKQSIMPASSSQAQTFGDIQDMDIEQTTTESDNSSKLDTQDIQADNLVR; translated from the exons ATGATCAAACTCAACAAGAGAACACAGATTCGTGATGCTCATAACCAACCACcagattttccaaaatacaCCTTCTCACTAATCCCCATTGAGAAACTCCTAGATTATGCCAAAAGTAAAGAACGTTTTTTAG ATGTTATTGGCAGAATCACGGGAGTTTCAAATGCAGCGATGGTTTCTACAAGTTCAGGGGACTCAATGATGCGAAGAGTAGTGCACTTACAAGATTTAAA AGGAAGCACGATCGAACTATCGTTATCAGGGAAAAGAGCCATAGAGTTTGATGGAGAAACTATTCTACAAGTTGGACAAGAACACCATGTCATCGCCATATTTGTTGGTACATTAATGAAAACCTACAAAAATGACTACAAGTTTCTTAGTGGCACATCTGCTTGTCGATGGTACATTAACCAAAATGATATTCCTGAGATCAAAGCTTTTCAGAGATG TTTACCAGCAGAAGCAATTCCTATTCAAAAATTGTATCTACGAGGTGCAGATGATACCCAACAGAATTTTGAGAAAAGAACTATGCTTCAGCTCAAAGATGTCGATCCTTTTACTGAAAGG GCCATAAATTACGAATGCACAGCAACTATTGTGGGAATTACGGAGCAACAGACATGGTGTTACCAAGCTTGCAAAGCTTGCAACTCTAGGATAAAaccatttggtcaaacttatcaATGCACAAAACAGGATTGTCCATCCATACAATTCGAGTGGAA ATATAAAATACCCTACATTGCGAGTGATGAAACATATAGTCTTGAGTTCAtgttttttgaaaagaaaggaACAGAACTGATTGGGAAAAGTGCTGAAACTCTCCGGAAGAAGTATAACGAGAAGGATATTCCACCTGAAATTTCCTCATGGATTGGCCACAAGTTTATCTTCTTGGTTAAAATTTTACCTAACAAAAGCATTGGCGCTGATGATCCTTCATTTGAAGTTATAAGGATAAAGGAAAAACTTGGAAAACAATCAATTATGCCA GCTTCATCATCGCAAGCACAAACCTTTGGAGATATTCAAGATATGGACATTGAACAAACAACTACTGAGTCTGACAATTCCAGCAAGCTTGATACTCAGGACATACAAGCTGATAACTTG GTACGCTGA
- the LOC8073565 gene encoding uncharacterized protein LOC8073565, whose translation MSMNYDGDRSEDRQSEEVQSAYKRDSDIGEEMIISSEEQNDENEWSWVNQDRNGDPLAESVSSLHTTQQVLENEIQKLSELGKELEAEESTSGNKDQDVIVLPYAEVDMLELNEKMEHLEQKVKEASNTIREKDLKLSKLQVLIGTTDRAALEEATASIDQLETELEHHLQEKLEAEIQCLVMLKARQNWQVRAEDRMALEEHRALSAGDKSRMLLKLRETESKIVMLKEQVDKLEVREKELYRTTEVLKMQSRTFKVSLFGLLQLVMMCLSLKMFFARVSAPFDEVVPT comes from the exons ATGTCGATGAACTATGATGGGGATAGAAGTGAGGACCGGCAAAGTGAGGAGGTTCAGTCAGCATACAAAAGGGACAGTGACATTGGTGAGGAAATGATAATAAGTAGCGAAGAGCAAAATGATGAAAACGAATGGAGCTGGGTGAACCAAGATAGAAATGGTGATCCTCTTGCTGAATCTGTTTCTTCACTTCATACGACACAGCAAGTCCTTGAAAATG AGATACAAAAATTATCAGAACTTGGCAAAGAACTTGAGGCGGAGGAATCCACTTCTGGTAACAAAGACCAAGATGTGATCGTTTTGCCGTATGCAGAGGTCGATATGTTGGAACTGAATGAGAAGATGGAACATCTTGAACAGAAAGTGAAAGAAGCATCAAACACCATCAGAGAGAAAGACTTGAAGCTTTCCAAGCTTCAAGTACTCATCGGTACTACAGATAGGGCGGCGCTGGAGGAGGCAACAGCTAGCATCGACCAGTTGGAGACAGAGCTGGAGCACCATCTCCAGGAGAAACTAGAAGCTGAAATCCAGTGTCTGGTGATGCTGAAAGCGAGGCAGAACTGGCAGGTCCGGGcagaggaccggatggccttgGAGGAGCACAGGGCGCTGTCTGCCGGGGACAAGAGCAGAATGCTGCTCAAGCTACGGGAGACAGAGAGTAAGATTGTGATGCTGAAAGAGCAGGTGGACAAGCTAGAGGTCCGGGAGAAGGAGCTCTACCGGACGACCGAGGTGCTGAAGATGCAGAGcaggaccttcaaagtgtccCTCTTTGGCCTCCTCCAGCTGGTAATGATGTGCCTGTCCCTAAAGATGTTCTTCGCGAGGGTCTCGGCCCCATTTGACGAGGTTGTGCCGACATGA
- the LOC8058690 gene encoding uncharacterized protein LOC8058690: MLSSEHPSGPSCSSKSAAPGVSADPATTSVAEEPASQDPRDLVQPYPKFSIRDYVFAARSKGIKRSWPFHPHSLELCLNHGVKDPLPPFEPPDLIRSQPLNTSTDVEQPAACSEAIISVGLVKNRDAGSSNEYTGDINFQSCQPVDESLAPTPYTSPEDGKSSIDQVGSTNESDHTDEAIPIDLQDNSCTKASRRTEVAVPLRRLRNIDSSCEPSEKKCKFVVKLGASTDIRRAEDIASNSSSVSDPMASKTCPVCKVFASTSNTTLNAHIDQCLSAESNTEHVETVLVKSKVKPRKKRLMVDIYKTALPYTLEDLDRRNGTNWAVELAMSPVSKEVCTENRSPEVVSFDRRDDEREGDVYVDSNGIKIRILSKCNDVPSVRDDLGSRKVVKHGTGKGILTSKKMLKSKLLKNKKLKMHGKKYNKTSQLNSQVQAYPHDDINEETSEEEQQAWNPSESTSNCGSRTMQQWVCSKRSDINKSLSRKHSGKIFDKVTPGAQKSDRSSMLGFNDSQVRESPAGVFSSESPEYMATTSEAIGVEQSKGPSKVLRSIPTWSSKTHLQSTVMPKVPRSAAALAKRKIKEIGRREATKLDNYDIVRNHTSAKRSEARSLSLSTAGPSNGPNRLASTSKKIRKHRSLLRTGKCAFSPSSTRLVHGFGEEHELDTSHVNKKLRVTSNEGPKKFLKHTEEDTADNDFSFASDMPVSGQQNDQYDIAQETEGTQMDCEGEDAETDVPYDSVSRSDPADCCNQISDVSLSPENNRTADDDVLVEGYSVAVEDPDSSEQLAHGHESNSAANNEVEEWQMDPTSTKESSPCLTSNRDMGPGGPQDNSSITSNGENSNQEHDLPLGQDSLDSPISTASTMSPPAALKDSRTNEEEPGPSTGRTVEEQITGCLNQETKTIPVATEGEQLPNEKPFRCSCKENISRESHQSAVARPMLNFTGKQVPQLHIGSRASSSFSTYQRTSTKPNPCLDSHDHLLAAKVSAESAINLPYATDCISPSLQTQLPSPSNPILRLMGKNLMVMNNEESLHPQAPSSDYILRGNYAAPVGFMPPNYQHLSNSAFINMPPTTASHQIPLPSVQASSFVAPPLHGGSMMQSDHHSQQKSYRNIMPVMHHPTYMMKEVIVINDSPERRSEPQASMLFPPATPPTLPVPNNMPPHPFYRLPPQSPVFPRERAVGSMPVYANVGSVVGVNSSQGSQTEVANSYMPNPFFVQSRTGYINPPVYYSQNLR, encoded by the exons ATGTTATCCAGTGAGCACCCTTCAGGCCCCTCATGTTCCTCCAAGTCTGCTGCCCCGGGTGTGAGCGCTGATCCGGCGACGACGTCCGTGGCCGAGGAGCCGGCGAGCCAGGATCCCagagatctcgtccaaccgtATCCCAAGTTCTCCATAAG AGATTATGTTTTTGCTGCAAGGAGCAAAGGCATCAAGAGAAGCTGGCCTTTCCATCCACACTCGTTGGAGCTTTGCCTGAATCACGGCGTGAAGGATCCATtgcctccatttgagcctccTGATTTGATCCGGTCACAGCCATTAAATACTTCCACAGACGTTGAGCAACCTGCTGCATGCTCAGAAGCCATCATTAGTGTTGGTCTGGTGAAGAATAGAGATGCTGGTTCGTCAAACGAGTATACAGGCGATATCAACTTCCAGTCATGCCAACCAGTAGATGAGTCCCTTGCACCTACGCCATACACATCACCAGAGGATGGGAAATCTAGTATCGACCAAGTGGGAAGTACAAACGAATCAGATCATACTGATGAGGCTATACCTATAGATCTGCAAGATAATAGCTGTACAAAAGCAAGTCGGAGAACTGAGGTTGCTGTGCCTTTGCGTCGATTGAGAAATATTGACTCATCTTGCGAGCCATCTGAAAAGAAGTGCAAATTTGTAGTGAAGTTAGGTGCCTCGACAGATATTCGGCGGGCAGAGGATATTGCATCGAACTCTAGCTCAGTTTCAGATCCAATGGCTTCAAAGACTTGTCCTGTTTGCAAAGTATTTGCTTCCACTTCGAACACCACATTGAATGCTCACATAGATCAGTGTCTTTCTGCTGAGTCTAATACTGAGCATGTTGAAACAGTCCTTGTGAAATCTAAAGTGAAGCCAAGGAAGAAGCGATTGATGGTGGATATATACAAGACTGCTCTTCCATACACCCTTGAGGATCTTGATCGGAGGAATGGCACTAATTGGGCAGTTGAGTTGGCTATGTCTCCAGTGAGCAAAGAGGTTTGCACTGAGAACCGAAGCCCAGAAGTGGTATCGTTTGAcagaagagatgatgaaagagaagGAGATGTCTATGTTGATTCTAACGGCATAAAAATTAGAATTCTGTCCAAGTGTAATGATGTACCTTCGGTGAGGGATGACCTTGGTTCAAGGAAAGTTGTAAAGCATGGAACTGGAAAAGGTATACTGACGAGCAAAAAGATGCTGAAGTCAAAACTTTTGAAGAATAAGAAGCTCAAGATGCATGGAAAGAAGTACAACAAAACAAGCCAACTGAACTCCCAG GTTCAAGCATACCCACATGACGATATTAATGAGGAAACCTCTGAGGAGGAGCAGCAAGCGTGGAATCCTTCTGAAAGCACCAGCAATTGTGGTTCCAGGACTATGCAGCAGTGGGTGTGCTCCAAACGCTCAGATATCAACAAGAGTTTAagcagaaaacatagtggtaaAATATTTGATAAAGTGACACCTGGAGCACAGAAATCGGATAGGAGCAGCATGCTTGGCTTTAATGATTCTCAAGTTCGAGAAAGTCCTGCTGGGGTGTTTTCTTCTGAGTCACCAGAATACATGGCGACAACTTCAGAAGCCATTGGTGTTGAGCAGAGTAAAGGTCCTTCAAAAGTGCTTAGATCGATTCCTACATGGTCTTCAAAAACTCATCTGCAGAGCACTGTCATGCCAAAAGTACCTAGATCAGCTGCTGCTCTTGCAAAGAGAAAAATTAAGGAGATTGGGAGAAGAGAAGCTACCAAATTAGATAATTATGATATAGTGAGGAATCACACTTCAGCGAAAAGATCTGAAGCTAGGAGTCTTTCCTTGTCCACTGCAGGGCCAAGCAATGGACCAAACAGGTTAGCATCTACATCAAAGAAGATCCGGAAGCACCGATCTCTGTTGAGGACTGGCAAGTGTGCATTTTCACCTTCTAGTACTAGATTAGTTCATGGTTTTGGGGAAGAGCATGAACTTGATACCAGTCATGTAAATAAGAAACTCAGGGTTACTAGTAATGAGGGCCCCAAGAAGTTTTTGAAGCATACTGAAGAGGATACTGCAGATAATGACTTCTCTTTTGCAAGTGACATGCCAGTATCGGGACAACAGAATGATCAATATGATATTGCACAGGAAACAGAGGGTACACAAATGGATTGTGAAGGTGAAGATGCTGAAACTGATGTGCCATATGATTCAGTATCCAGAAGTGATCCTGCTGACTGTTGCAACCAAATAAGTGATGTTTCTCTGAGTCCTGAAAATAATAGAACAGCAGATGATGATGTTTTGGTTGAAGGCTATAGTGTAGCCGTTGAGGATCCAGACTCCAGTGAGCAATTAGCACATGGCCATGAATCCAACAGTGCTGCCAATAATGAAGTGGAAGAATGGCAGATGGATCCGACCTCAACAAAGGAATCTAGTCCCTGCTTGACTAGTAACAGGGACATGGGCCCTGGAGGTCCTCAGGATAACTCATCAATAACATCAAATGGAGAAAACTCTAATCAAGAGCATGATCTGCCACTCGGACAGGACTCACTAGATTCTCCTATTTCGACTGCCTCAACTATGTCCCCTCCAGCTGCTTTGAAGGATTCAAGGACTAACGAGGAAGAACCTGGCCCATCTACTGGTAGAACTGTTGAAGAGCAAATCACTGGGTGCTTGAATCAAGAAACCAAGACAATACCTGTGGCCACAGAAGGTGAACAACTGCCCAATGAGAAACCTTTCCGTTGTTCTTGCAAGGAGAACATTTCCAGAGAGTCTCATCAAAGTGCTGTTGCCAGACCAATGCTGAATTTTACTGGAAAGCAGGTTCCGCAGTTGCACATTGGTTCGAGGGCATCATCATCTTTCAGCACGTACCAAAGAACCAGCACAAAGCCCAACCCTTGCTTAGATTCACATGATCATCTTTTAGCGGCTAAGGTTTCAGCGGAATCTGCTATCAACCTTCCTTATGCAACAGATTGTATAAGCCCCTCATTACAAACTCAGCTTCCTTCACCATCAAATCCTATCCTGAGGCTGATGGGTAAGAATTTGATGGTGATGAATAACGAAGAGAGTCTGCATCCTCAAGCACCAAGTTCAGACTACATCTTGAGAGGGAATTACGCGGCACCTGTTGGTTTTATGCCTCCAAACTACCAACATCTCAGTAATTCTGCATTTATCAACATGCCACCAACCACAGCCAGTCACCAAATTCCTCTGCCAAGTGTTCAAGCTAGCAGCTTTGTTGCTCCTCCGTTGCATGGTGGTTCTATGATGCAATCTGACCATCATTCCCAGCAGAAGTCCTACAGAAACATTATGCCTGTCATGCATCATCCGACCTACATGATGAAAGAAGTGATTGTGATAAATGATTCTCCTGAACGCAGAAGTGAGCCACAAGCTAGCATGCTTTTCCCCCCTGCTACACCTCCAACACTCCCGGTACCAAACAATATGCCACCCCATCCATTTTACCGCCTTCCACCGCAAAGCCCAGTTTTTCCAAGGGAGAGGGCTGTTGGATCCATGCCTGTATACGCAAATGTTGGCTCAGTGGTTGGTGTCAATTCAAGTCAAGGAAGCCAAACGGAAGTAGCCAATTCTTACATGCCAAATCCGTTCTTCGTCCAGTCTCGAACTGGTTACATAAACCCGCCAGTGTACTATTCACAGAATTTGCGGTGA